The DNA segment TGCATGGTGGAAAATTATTAGGTTCTTCAGACACCACATACAAATAAAAAATAGTATTGTGCCTTCACTTGAAAGACGCCTCCCTTCAAGGGTATGGTTAACAGAAGAACACATTGCTGAAGAGAAAGGTTCATTCAAGCCTATTAGAATATTAGAAATATATATGCCTTTTATATTTATAGGTATTTACACAGCGTTATTCTTATTTGTCGAAATTGCTTGGCTACCACATACATTAAATTAATAATTTTTTCTGATATCAAATAATCTTTTGGATAATAGATCACTCTACTACTACCATAACTTTTATTCAAATAACAAAACTTATAAACATCCTATTAATTCAACAGTTAAGGTTAATTAAGTCAATTAAAGTTTTTTTGAAGTTTTTAGAGCTAATCTAAAAAAGATATCTCATTTATACAACTTGATTGTATGTAGCATTAATTTATTTAAAACATAAGAACTAATTTAATCGATTATATTCTTAAGCCATAAGATGAACAATTATAATTCTTTAATAAAGTAACATAATATAAACCTCACTAACTATTAAATTCCATAACCACTCAAATAATCTTTTTTTTGCTCAGTTAAATCATTAATCTAATTAGTCGCAACTTAACTCTAAAGTTTGTCATGTAAAGAGTGCTGATTTAATACTCAGACAACTTAATTTGACTAAATATTCGTTAAAACTCTAAACTTGCAAGGTATTAGAACTATAAAACTATAGAGAGTATTAATTAAATTGTGATATCTATAATTGACTGCTCTGAGATATATTTATCATTATTGTGCCAAAGTTTATTCAACCAAAGTTGAAAGTTGTGTTTATCTTTATCATTACCAAAATAATCACCTACTGGCACTTCAGCTATAGGGATTAGTTCTACTTTTATTTTTATCTTTTTTGTTTTCCTAACCATAAAATCCCATAAATTTTGTTCTTGATTATCATAAACTATTGTTGTATTTAAAATACCAACCATTCTATCTGATAAGCTTTTTAGAATTACAGCTATTCCCCCAGCCTTGGGATTAAGGAGATTTTTATAATTACTTTTTAGTGCTTTGTATAAAGTAAATCTAGTTCCCTCAACAAAACTTACAATTGTAGTTGGCCTTGGTGATAGTTTTTTACAATATGCTAGAGTTTTTTGTAGGTCTTCACCCTTTTTTTCTGGATGTTTATTTAGATATTCTTTTGAATAACGTTTCATCGCTGGAAATTCTAATGCCCATGCAATCAATCCTAAAACCGGAATAAAAAACACCTGAAATTTCATAAAGAATTTAGGAAATGCTATTTTTTTATGAAATACCAACATCAGTATAAAAGTATCTAGCCAACTTTTATGATTACATATAATTAGATAAGATCTTTGACTATCAAGTTTTACATTCTGCTCAAGCTCAAATTTTGTTGGAGAAAATAATTTAGTTATTAAAATGGCAAAACTTACCCATAAACTTGCAGATAATTCTACCACTGAGGTACATAAATGCCTTACTCGTTTTATTGGTATCATAAGCTTAGCCAACGAAAAAATAAATATTGGTATAAAAGCGATAATTGCACTAGATGCAAAACAGACTACTGAAAATAGTGCATAGTAGATATACTTCACTATATTTATCATTAATGTTGTTATAAATTGTTATTAACTATCTAAATAGTATCATTTATGTAAGACTTTTTAAAAGACTATAGAATTATAAATCTTAACGAATATTAATTTTTGAATCCTAGCTTAATCAGTATTAGAGTTATGATTTTTATATATCTTACTAGAAACTCTTATTGCTTCAACTGTGAACTAATAGTGATGCTATGATGATTATTAATTGTAATATAGCACCATTTGCATAAGTATTAAAAATCTTTAGCTTAGTATTCTTATAATTTTGCTGCTTTAAGAGTCTATCAGAAATATACATTAGATAATCTAGATTTAAGAATCTAAAATTGCTTGTAATATTATGTGTGGATGAATAACTCTGTTATACAAGATGTAGCGCTGCTGCTGAGCCTTTTCATTTGTGTTACCTGCCAATAAAAACTCTTTATCTTGATACTTTAGTGAAATAAAGCAGCTTCGAGCATTTGATAGTAGCTTAACTTATGAATTATTATTTAATTTAAAATTATTAGTATAGCTACATTTTTTACAGTCTCATCAGTAGATATATTTATAATAACTGTTTTAATCGCAGTAATTTGTCTAATAAACTTAAGATTTAAATTGTTATCACTATCAATAATTATAAGATAATCTACTTGTTTAATACCTACAAATTTTAAATAGCTTTCTAGCATATTTACTAAAAGATACTAATTAGCTAAATTTTTTGCTGCTATATATAAAAGATTTTTACCTTCATTTTGGACTAAGACCATTTGATCTTGAGTATTTAAAATATATATTATTGAAAGCGTTGATATTTTTTAGCGTTGTTTTGTGAAGACTCGAAAAATACTAAGCACATAGCTAATCTAAGTATTCTAAGAGATTTACTAAAAGGGAAAATTACTAAAATAATACCTAAAACTATAATTATTAGACTAAAAAATAGAAAATAACTCCCATAGATTATAAAGCCAATGACTAATCATAAAGCTCAAATAAGCGACTAGAAATTTTTAAAGTAACATTGGTAGCAACCATAGCTTAACACCAATAAAAGATAACAACAAACATAAAAGCAATAACGGCACGATCACAAGGCTAACTAAAGGAATTGCAACAACATTTGCTAAGATTGAAATAGTAGAAAAGCCATCAAAGTAATGTTATATAAGAATTAAGAATATTTACAAATAAACTTGCGCTAATCATATTTTTACCAGCCTTGATTTATATTGCTTTAGAACCATAGCTATAATAACCAGCAGTATTAGTAAATCACAAGCTTATGCTATAAATTGACTCAAAATCAAGCAGAAGTATTATGACAAAAGTAATCAATAGCGACTTAACTATCGAAATGCACTTCCTCAAAAGCCATAACAAAGTTACTACTAAAAGTATTATAGCCGGCTAGGCTATAAAGCTATAATTCCATTATATTGCGCTGGCAAGTTACAACATAAGCGTGGCGATAAACACTATAAGCTATACATGTAGCCCAGAAATTACCATTAGGTGCTATGTTTCAGAACTAAAAAGATTATCTTGTGACTGATTAAAATTCTTATCACCGATAAGTAGCGCTATGGCAAAATCTTTTATTTTATAATCACTTAGCTGCTTTTTAGATTTATTATTTTGCGTTACATAATATACATTATTTGGTATATTGACATTAGTATTTACTTTAGCATTCTTCATCTTTAAAAGAAATTTTTCCATTTTTCTTTTTTGGTAACGGAAATTCTTTTTCCATCCACTGCTTAATGGCTTTAATTAGCTATTTGTAGTTATATTTTGGTTAACTAATTTAGTTAAAATACTATATTCTTGAGGAAGTTTATTAATACTTTGATTTAGCCAGCCTTGGACGATTAGTAGTCCTTGTCATCACCCCTAAGTAAAAATGCTTGCACCATTCGTTAAATAGAAATTATAATTAAGTTTGCCATTGATTAGAAAACCTTTATATAAAGCTGAACCAAGTATTTTAGCTATGTTTCCAGTAATATTTGAGAGTTAAATAAAATAACTCACCACCATCATTCCATATTGCTGCTAAAGCTATTTTGTATTAGAACTAGAGTTAAATTGTTCTATAAATAATAAAATTCTTACCCCTATCATTATCTTTAGTTGGATAATAAGTACCGTTTGCTACCCAAATCTGATCACCTAATTTTGCTACTTCTAAGGCTGATTATATGGTTGTATAAGCATCTGTACAACTTTGGCCATTATTTTTAACCGAGGCTAATGAGTTGACAAAAATTACATAAGCCTGTAAATGTATAAGTATAAATTATCTTTTAAAGATCTTACCTTTTTTCATAAGAAACTTTCACATAGATTAATTATTTTATTAATAAACTATAAAACTAACTAAGTTACAAATTTTATCCAACCTAACTATTGTTTTAGTACCAAAGCTAAATTATCTGAAACTTGGAGAAGGTCTATTTTTAATATTTTTTTTCTAGATGTCTCGCCCTTTAGTATTTTTATAAGTTTCTTTTTAATCTTAAACTCTTTAGCAATAAACTCAATCAAAGCTTT comes from the Francisella persica ATCC VR-331 genome and includes:
- a CDS encoding acetyltransferase, encoding MINIVKYIYYALFSVVCFASSAIIAFIPIFIFSLAKLMIPIKRVRHLCTSVVELSASLWVSFAILITKLFSPTKFELEQNVKLDSQRSYLIICNHKSWLDTFILMLVFHKKIAFPKFFMKFQVFFIPVLGLIAWALEFPAMKRYSKEYLNKHPEKKGEDLQKTLAYCKKLSPRPTTIVSFVEGTRFTLYKALKSNYKNLLNPKAGGIAVILKSLSDRMVGILNTTIVYDNQEQNLWDFMVRKTKKIKIKVELIPIAEVPVGDYFGNDKDKHNFQLWLNKLWHNNDKYISEQSIIDITI
- a CDS encoding DUF167 domain-containing protein, translated to MSFILAVYIQPNSAKNEVCGVFDGRLKIKIVAPALGGKANKALIEFIAKEFKIKKKLIKILKGETSRKKILKIDLLQVSDNLALVLKQ